From Granulicella sp. WH15, the proteins below share one genomic window:
- a CDS encoding alpha/beta fold hydrolase, with the protein MLTAVSGVLMLRDRVCGVTQRLRRHDARQEFFIASGMRTLSCAYVPGIQGGPAILLCHGIGETIEHWSAVQALLCDHGIGSLVFNYSGYGKSSGQVRAEHCDEDLFAAYAELRHRVSPETPVFVLGFSLGSGIAAHGASALRPPVAGLFLCEAFDSFREAACAAGVPRWLAHAVPDVWVTVAAVERIQMPVWVVHSDGDRLFPLEMPRRIAKAAGPWGELMVVKGLTHNEPYLTAAETYWRPIIERMSVHRRD; encoded by the coding sequence ATGCTGACCGCGGTGAGTGGTGTACTGATGCTTCGCGACCGAGTATGTGGCGTGACGCAGCGCCTGCGCAGGCATGACGCGAGACAGGAGTTTTTTATCGCGAGCGGAATGCGAACACTGTCATGCGCATATGTACCTGGCATCCAGGGAGGGCCGGCCATCCTGCTGTGTCATGGCATCGGCGAAACCATAGAGCACTGGAGTGCGGTCCAGGCGCTCCTCTGTGACCATGGGATTGGGTCGTTGGTGTTCAATTACTCAGGCTATGGAAAGAGCTCAGGCCAGGTGCGCGCGGAACATTGTGATGAAGATCTTTTCGCTGCGTACGCGGAGCTGCGGCATCGGGTTAGCCCGGAGACACCAGTGTTTGTGCTGGGATTTTCCCTGGGCAGCGGGATTGCAGCGCACGGAGCGAGCGCGCTGCGACCTCCCGTTGCGGGTCTATTTTTGTGTGAAGCCTTTGATTCATTTCGCGAGGCGGCGTGCGCTGCCGGTGTGCCGCGATGGCTTGCGCATGCGGTACCGGATGTCTGGGTAACTGTCGCCGCGGTGGAACGCATTCAGATGCCTGTATGGGTGGTGCATAGCGATGGTGACCGTCTATTTCCGCTGGAGATGCCGCGAAGAATCGCAAAGGCCGCTGGCCCCTGGGGCGAACTGATGGTGGTGAAGGGGCTTACGCACAATGAGCCGTACCTGACCGCTGCGGAGACGTACTGGCGTCCCATCATAGAGCGGATGTCGGTACATCGAAGAGATTGA
- a CDS encoding multicopper oxidase domain-containing protein, producing the protein MGIYSSLREGSEVGVLGRAGGTRLRHTYTRDPPFSHSSGVLSCLRKDGISIGDPKWMDTANVEPGQSSDLIMDFTDPIIRGVSVCHSHLLKHEDKGVMAKIRFQ; encoded by the coding sequence ATGGGGATCTATTCTTCTCTTCGAGAAGGTTCTGAAGTCGGTGTTTTGGGGAGAGCAGGAGGGACCCGTTTACGGCATACTTACACACGAGATCCACCCTTTTCACATTCATCAGGTGTACTTTCTTGCTTACGGAAAGACGGAATATCCATCGGTGATCCGAAATGGATGGACACAGCGAATGTCGAGCCGGGCCAGTCCAGCGACCTCATCATGGACTTTACGGACCCAATCATTCGGGGTGTCTCAGTCTGTCATTCTCATCTTCTCAAGCATGAAGATAAAGGCGTGATGGCGAAGATCCGTTTTCAGTGA
- a CDS encoding AMP-binding protein — protein MRAHLASLVEEFRRHAAEIAVVEHRGNRRYATTYSGLAELAGRFAAELERRGITAGERVVLWGENSAEWIGAFFGCLLRGVVVVPLDATGSTEFAERVVKDVGAKLIVGDRSLLYSLAVEVPQLLLSGMMAQMPAEPLFAVSDAVTSQSAFQIVFTSGTTSEPKGIVHTHRNVLTSLQPIENEIAKYRKYERWVHPLRFLHVLPLSHVFGQFMGLWVPPLLASEVHFGRQLDPVRMTELIREERISVLVAVPRVLQLLRVHLLGRFAHLADELEQAKGLSIWKRWWRFRQVHRALGWKFWAAISGGASLPAELEGFWSGLGFALIQGYGMTETAALVTLNHPFHIGRGTIGKALPGREVRISDEGEILVRGDMLAAATWQNGAMSLRVGEWLATGDLAAQDASGELRFLGRRGDVIVTSAGLNVHPADLEEAMTKQPGVRGCVVVPCELAGGAEPVAVVLFSGGEQELQAAVSQANQGLAEYQKIRRVLKWQEPQFPYTSTGKLLRRRMGQWACSMLARQQSGASADTREGDMLLKMIAEVTGEHLSNGPDHLRLSEDLHLDSLGRVQLQSALEPRLGLELEDDAIATVQTLGELRAVIEKGAASELPLQASSSAAYGPPAAPSPAKATEVLPRSQMETAVSEHWYPRWPWTWPIQAIRVVFVEVVMRPLVWLLAAPRVVRPTGGLPQGPVLVIANHVTAYDGALILYALPGRLRRRVAIAMSGEMLLSFRRGRGQRSALRNLLAPVAYWLVTALFNVFPLPRLRGFRRSFAHAGEAMDRGYSVLIFPEGTRSQDGKLHPFRPGIGLLAEESRVPVVPVALIGLGALRTEKAQWFRSGRLEVRIGEATPVVEETGPTELTVKLEESVRRLQSEA, from the coding sequence GTGCGTGCTCATCTTGCCAGCCTCGTAGAGGAGTTCCGTCGGCACGCCGCGGAGATAGCGGTGGTGGAGCATCGCGGCAATCGACGCTACGCCACGACGTACAGCGGGTTGGCCGAGTTGGCTGGGCGGTTTGCCGCCGAGCTTGAAAGACGCGGGATCACAGCGGGGGAACGTGTCGTGCTGTGGGGGGAGAACTCGGCGGAGTGGATCGGTGCCTTCTTTGGCTGTCTGCTGCGTGGAGTGGTCGTAGTCCCGCTCGATGCAACCGGATCAACTGAGTTTGCTGAGCGTGTGGTAAAGGATGTTGGCGCGAAGCTAATCGTTGGCGACCGAAGCCTGTTGTATTCCCTTGCGGTTGAAGTGCCGCAGTTGCTGCTCTCCGGGATGATGGCGCAGATGCCTGCAGAGCCGCTATTCGCCGTAAGTGATGCTGTCACCTCACAGTCAGCGTTTCAGATTGTCTTCACCTCCGGCACGACATCCGAGCCAAAGGGCATTGTTCATACGCACCGCAACGTGCTCACAAGCCTGCAACCGATTGAGAACGAGATTGCGAAGTATCGGAAGTACGAGCGGTGGGTGCATCCGCTGCGGTTTTTGCATGTCCTTCCTCTGAGCCATGTCTTCGGGCAATTCATGGGACTGTGGGTGCCTCCGTTGTTGGCCTCAGAGGTTCACTTCGGCAGACAGCTCGATCCGGTTCGGATGACGGAGTTGATACGAGAGGAGCGCATCTCGGTGCTGGTGGCGGTGCCGCGAGTGTTGCAGCTTCTTCGAGTGCATCTGCTGGGCCGATTCGCGCATCTGGCCGATGAGCTGGAGCAGGCGAAGGGGCTTTCGATATGGAAGCGTTGGTGGCGTTTCCGGCAGGTGCACCGTGCGTTGGGATGGAAGTTCTGGGCAGCGATCTCGGGCGGAGCGTCACTGCCGGCAGAGCTTGAAGGCTTCTGGAGTGGGCTTGGTTTCGCGCTGATTCAGGGCTATGGCATGACGGAGACGGCTGCGCTGGTGACGTTGAATCATCCGTTTCACATCGGACGCGGGACCATAGGGAAGGCCCTCCCGGGGCGGGAGGTGCGGATCAGCGACGAGGGCGAGATCTTGGTGCGCGGTGACATGCTGGCTGCGGCGACGTGGCAGAACGGAGCGATGAGTCTGCGCGTAGGGGAGTGGCTGGCCACGGGCGACCTTGCGGCGCAGGATGCGTCCGGTGAGCTGCGGTTTCTCGGCAGAAGAGGCGATGTGATTGTCACGAGTGCCGGGTTGAATGTGCATCCTGCCGACCTCGAAGAGGCAATGACGAAGCAGCCGGGCGTGCGCGGATGCGTGGTGGTTCCGTGCGAACTGGCGGGAGGTGCGGAGCCGGTAGCGGTTGTGCTCTTTTCGGGAGGCGAGCAAGAGCTGCAGGCCGCAGTCAGTCAGGCAAACCAGGGACTGGCCGAGTATCAGAAGATCCGCCGCGTGCTGAAGTGGCAGGAGCCGCAGTTTCCATATACCTCGACGGGAAAGCTGTTGCGCAGGAGGATGGGGCAGTGGGCTTGCTCGATGCTTGCGAGACAACAGAGCGGAGCTTCAGCGGACACAAGGGAAGGGGACATGCTGCTGAAGATGATTGCGGAGGTGACAGGCGAACATCTCTCGAACGGTCCTGATCACCTGCGGCTATCGGAGGATCTGCATCTGGATAGCCTTGGGCGCGTGCAGTTGCAGTCGGCACTAGAGCCGCGGCTGGGGCTGGAGCTCGAGGACGATGCGATTGCCACGGTACAGACACTGGGCGAGCTTCGAGCGGTGATCGAGAAGGGTGCTGCGTCGGAGTTGCCATTGCAAGCGAGCAGCAGCGCAGCGTATGGTCCTCCAGCCGCACCGTCCCCAGCCAAAGCGACAGAGGTGCTGCCTCGGTCGCAGATGGAGACCGCAGTGTCCGAGCATTGGTATCCTAGATGGCCGTGGACATGGCCGATTCAGGCCATTCGCGTTGTGTTTGTCGAAGTTGTGATGAGGCCTCTGGTCTGGTTGCTGGCTGCGCCGCGGGTGGTGCGGCCAACAGGGGGACTACCACAAGGGCCAGTGCTGGTGATTGCGAATCATGTGACCGCATACGATGGAGCGTTGATCCTGTATGCCTTGCCGGGGAGGCTGCGGCGTCGTGTGGCGATTGCAATGTCGGGTGAGATGCTGCTGAGCTTTCGGCGGGGGAGAGGCCAGCGGAGTGCGCTGCGCAACCTGCTGGCGCCAGTGGCGTACTGGCTGGTAACAGCGTTGTTCAATGTCTTTCCATTGCCTCGGCTGCGTGGGTTTCGCAGGAGCTTTGCGCACGCGGGCGAGGCGATGGATCGGGGATACTCTGTGCTGATCTTTCCGGAAGGAACCCGAAGCCAGGATGGGAAGCTGCATCCATTCCGGCCGGGTATTGGACTGCTGGCTGAGGAGTCGCGCGTGCCGGTAGTGCCGGTGGCGCTGATCGGGCTCGGTGCGCTGCGAACGGAGAAGGCTCAGTGGTTTCGCTCAGGGCGCTTGGAAGTACGCATTGGCGAAGCCACTCCTGTGGTAGAGGAGACAGGCCCCACGGAACTGACCGTAAAGCTCGAGGAGAGCGTCAGGCGGCTTCAGTCCGAAGCGTAA
- a CDS encoding enolase C-terminal domain-like protein, with product MTHSRRTWMKTAAMGVGGLLASERNLGAQPVNHACALADPRDEIKITGLEIIPVNSLRSIFVKMHTDAGITGIGEGTVEGRIPTVVAAIKEIEPYLIGKDARRPAHHWQAIYRHAFYRGDIVLTSALGAVDIAMWDIKGKALGVPIYDLLGGPTRDRIKCYGQAESVEETKTHVLAEGYRSMKTSVSRTRGRLSRSSESPYYIDGFVEKVKAIRELIGPDFDLGIEMHGDHEPPAAMEIIKALEPFRPWFYEEPIQFQNLPLMAEMAKKTAFPFATGERMVTKWQFRDLLTAGAAQLLQPDVTHVGGITELKAVATLAEAFYADMLPHSKEGVVGFAASMHVAASIPNFLAHEVPSLQAVTGGPPNVQRSPMGRSYIKKPFVMTEGNIILKGNLDGPGLGIELDDNLIDNERGIPEWKFPEMWDAVDGSARDH from the coding sequence ATGACTCACTCACGCCGTACCTGGATGAAGACCGCCGCTATGGGCGTGGGTGGCCTGCTCGCGAGCGAGCGCAACCTTGGCGCACAGCCGGTGAATCACGCCTGCGCTTTGGCCGACCCCCGCGACGAGATCAAGATAACCGGACTCGAGATTATCCCGGTCAACTCGCTGCGCAGCATCTTCGTCAAGATGCACACCGACGCCGGTATCACCGGCATTGGCGAGGGCACGGTGGAGGGACGCATCCCCACCGTGGTCGCCGCCATCAAGGAGATTGAGCCCTACCTCATCGGCAAGGATGCACGCCGCCCGGCACACCACTGGCAGGCGATCTACCGGCACGCGTTCTATCGCGGCGATATCGTCCTCACCTCCGCGTTGGGCGCGGTCGATATCGCGATGTGGGACATCAAGGGCAAGGCTCTGGGAGTCCCCATCTACGACCTTCTGGGCGGCCCCACGCGCGACCGCATCAAGTGCTACGGCCAGGCCGAGAGCGTCGAAGAAACTAAAACCCACGTGCTCGCCGAGGGCTACCGGTCGATGAAGACCAGCGTCTCGCGCACACGAGGCCGACTGTCGCGCTCGTCCGAGAGCCCATACTACATCGACGGCTTTGTCGAAAAGGTAAAGGCGATCCGTGAGCTCATCGGTCCCGACTTCGATCTGGGCATCGAGATGCACGGCGATCATGAGCCGCCCGCCGCGATGGAGATCATCAAGGCACTCGAGCCCTTCCGCCCCTGGTTCTATGAGGAGCCGATCCAGTTCCAGAACCTGCCTTTGATGGCGGAGATGGCTAAGAAAACGGCGTTCCCCTTCGCCACGGGCGAGCGCATGGTAACCAAGTGGCAGTTCCGCGATCTGCTGACGGCCGGCGCGGCGCAACTGCTGCAGCCGGACGTCACGCATGTGGGCGGCATTACCGAGTTAAAGGCGGTGGCCACGCTTGCGGAGGCCTTCTACGCCGATATGCTGCCGCACTCGAAGGAAGGAGTGGTGGGCTTCGCCGCCTCGATGCACGTGGCGGCGTCGATCCCGAACTTCCTCGCGCATGAGGTGCCGTCGCTGCAGGCGGTGACGGGAGGGCCGCCCAATGTGCAGCGCAGCCCCATGGGGAGGAGCTACATCAAAAAGCCGTTCGTGATGACCGAGGGCAACATCATCCTGAAGGGCAATCTGGATGGGCCGGGGCTCGGCATCGAGCTTGATGACAACCTCATCGACAACGAGCGCGGTATCCCGGAATGGAAGTTCCCGGAGATGTGGGATGCAGTCGACGGCTCCGCCCGCGACCATTGA
- a CDS encoding alpha/beta hydrolase, producing MVFEAGLAASSASWARVQPLVTSFVSSVSYDRAGLGWSSPRTSPPSLAQMLEDVHGVVAWAGGGEPVVLVGHSFGALLLLAFTRHHPELVAGLVLVDPVSLSTWSDCSSADQHRLQVGVQLSRRGAWLAEFGIVRAALALLLSGSQPFARLIGRRAAGRAATTLERLTGEVGKLPKELWPVIAAHWSRPHNFRAMADTLEALPAYANSADHILLPTELPVAILSASSATEDELRERYGWLTGLLKTEHTILPETGHWLHLERPVEVAAAVRWCVEQSQLSKSSYASD from the coding sequence GTGGTCTTCGAAGCAGGGCTGGCAGCGAGTTCGGCAAGCTGGGCGCGCGTACAACCGCTGGTGACTTCCTTTGTGAGTTCCGTCAGTTACGACAGAGCGGGGCTGGGCTGGAGTTCTCCGCGTACGTCGCCTCCATCTCTTGCTCAGATGCTTGAGGATGTACACGGCGTTGTTGCCTGGGCAGGTGGTGGCGAGCCCGTCGTGCTAGTCGGGCACTCGTTCGGAGCATTGCTTCTGCTCGCGTTCACGCGGCATCATCCAGAGCTGGTCGCCGGTCTGGTTCTGGTGGATCCAGTATCGCTCTCGACCTGGTCGGACTGCTCCTCTGCCGACCAACACCGGCTACAAGTTGGTGTGCAACTCTCGCGACGCGGGGCCTGGCTCGCAGAGTTTGGAATCGTGCGCGCGGCGCTTGCTCTGCTGTTGAGCGGAAGCCAACCGTTTGCGAGGCTCATCGGCCGTCGCGCTGCGGGACGCGCCGCCACGACGCTCGAGCGACTGACAGGCGAGGTAGGCAAACTACCCAAGGAGCTGTGGCCGGTGATTGCGGCGCATTGGAGCCGCCCCCACAACTTTCGCGCGATGGCCGATACGCTGGAGGCTCTGCCTGCCTATGCCAACTCAGCAGACCACATCCTGCTGCCAACGGAGCTGCCGGTCGCCATTCTCTCAGCCTCTTCTGCGACAGAAGACGAGCTGCGCGAACGTTATGGTTGGCTGACAGGGCTACTCAAGACAGAGCACACGATCTTGCCGGAGACCGGGCACTGGCTGCACTTGGAGCGTCCAGTGGAAGTAGCGGCGGCTGTGCGATGGTGTGTGGAGCAGTCGCAGCTGAGCAAATCATCTTACGCTTCGGACTGA
- a CDS encoding DUF1080 domain-containing protein: protein MKHASPLSQMTLFLLAATTLMVGLPSCAQVSGVNKPKHEDTEFYQPVPPVVTPAETVGIPPSDAIVLFDGKDTQQWVAAKDGITPADWDVHDGVMTVKKGGGGNIQTRQKFKDYQLHLEWKIPTSIEGEGQARGNSGVFLASTGPGDAGYELQILDNYNNKTYTNGMLGSLYKQATPLVNAARKPGEWSSYDVAWTAPRFNADGTVKTAAFVTVFENGVLVEDHFQLKGETLYIGQPFYKAYDTAPIKLQAHGDKSEPISFRNIWVREVKHWDVEPHN from the coding sequence ATGAAGCACGCCTCGCCGCTGTCCCAAATGACGCTCTTTTTGCTTGCAGCCACCACACTTATGGTGGGATTGCCGTCCTGCGCCCAGGTTTCCGGCGTCAACAAGCCAAAGCACGAAGACACCGAGTTCTACCAGCCGGTTCCGCCCGTGGTGACTCCGGCAGAGACCGTCGGCATACCGCCGTCCGACGCCATCGTCCTCTTTGACGGCAAAGACACGCAGCAATGGGTTGCCGCCAAGGACGGTATCACTCCCGCCGACTGGGACGTTCATGATGGTGTGATGACCGTGAAGAAGGGCGGCGGCGGTAACATCCAGACCAGGCAGAAGTTCAAGGACTACCAACTCCATCTGGAGTGGAAGATTCCCACCAGCATCGAGGGCGAGGGGCAGGCGCGTGGCAACAGCGGCGTCTTCCTTGCCTCAACCGGTCCCGGCGATGCAGGCTACGAGCTGCAGATACTCGATAACTACAACAATAAGACCTACACCAACGGCATGTTGGGGAGCCTGTACAAGCAGGCCACACCGCTGGTCAACGCCGCCCGCAAACCCGGCGAGTGGTCAAGCTATGACGTTGCCTGGACCGCGCCGCGTTTCAACGCTGACGGCACCGTGAAGACCGCTGCTTTCGTTACCGTCTTCGAAAATGGCGTACTGGTCGAGGACCACTTCCAGCTCAAGGGCGAGACACTTTATATTGGCCAGCCCTTCTACAAGGCTTACGACACCGCACCCATCAAACTGCAGGCCCACGGCGACAAGAGCGAACCTATAAGCTTCCGCAACATCTGGGTGCGCGAGGTGAAGCACTGGGACGTCGAGCCTCACAACTGA
- a CDS encoding glycerophosphodiester phosphodiesterase family protein: MLFVFSKSSLRKIPVGLMFAALIVTAPCFGQATATNGAPRTIMTSAHRGEHTHHPENSIPAIQGAIDAGTDYVEIDVRTTSDGQLVLMHDPSVNRMTNGKGLVKDMTLAEIKKLDLGARFPGQFPGLQVPTFDEVLAFCKGKIGIYVDTKDATPVDLVAAINRHDMGKHVMFWSEHPDFLKQIATLQPSWVLMPEAFNPQNVHKLIDMLHPQLLGADERDFNTATIAAAKEVNVGIFVDRQTEKEWQDAIDNGAVGIQTNFPEELTAYLRAHGYHQ, translated from the coding sequence ATGCTTTTTGTATTTTCTAAGTCTTCTCTGAGAAAGATTCCTGTGGGCCTGATGTTTGCCGCGCTGATTGTTACGGCTCCGTGCTTTGGGCAGGCAACGGCAACAAATGGCGCTCCCCGAACGATTATGACAAGCGCCCATCGCGGCGAACACACGCACCATCCGGAAAACTCAATTCCCGCTATCCAGGGGGCAATTGATGCGGGTACGGACTATGTCGAAATTGATGTACGTACTACATCGGATGGCCAGCTTGTGCTGATGCACGATCCTTCGGTCAATCGCATGACTAATGGTAAGGGACTGGTAAAAGACATGACCCTTGCTGAGATCAAGAAGCTCGATCTGGGCGCGCGCTTTCCCGGGCAGTTTCCTGGTTTGCAGGTGCCTACCTTCGACGAAGTGTTGGCGTTCTGCAAGGGTAAAATTGGCATCTACGTCGATACGAAGGATGCCACGCCGGTGGACCTGGTCGCAGCGATTAATCGGCACGATATGGGAAAGCATGTGATGTTCTGGTCGGAACATCCTGATTTTCTGAAGCAGATCGCTACATTGCAACCTAGCTGGGTGCTTATGCCGGAGGCGTTCAATCCGCAAAATGTGCACAAGCTAATCGACATGCTTCATCCACAGTTGCTGGGCGCTGATGAGCGCGACTTCAATACTGCGACTATTGCAGCCGCAAAAGAGGTCAATGTAGGAATTTTTGTCGATCGCCAGACGGAGAAGGAGTGGCAGGACGCGATCGACAACGGGGCTGTCGGGATTCAGACCAACTTCCCTGAGGAACTCACAGCGTACTTGCGTGCCCATGGATACCATCAATAG
- a CDS encoding tetratricopeptide repeat protein, with the protein MENKPQTGLQHVPTGAALSLHSTRSGIIARGRRDAANAASNLHYRQAAIDYNVGNFSEAATNFQLAAEQGHVESQYILSTMYDTGKGLSKDDTQAAYWERKAAEQGHVYAQANLSFRHYAANSFAEAFAWCQRAADSNLAWAQYNLGLMYRKGEGCERNNTEAAYWYRLAAAQDFPEAQQKLADLYYLGEGVPLSYTQAAAWYRKAADHGNSEAQFRLGYLYEVGLGVEHDYTLYRHWMRQAALQGHEEALREVKRREYRDAV; encoded by the coding sequence ATGGAAAATAAACCCCAAACCGGCCTGCAACACGTGCCTACCGGAGCCGCGCTGTCGCTGCATTCCACTCGTTCCGGCATCATCGCCCGTGGTCGCCGCGACGCAGCCAACGCAGCTTCCAACCTGCACTATCGGCAGGCCGCAATCGACTACAACGTCGGCAACTTCAGCGAAGCCGCAACCAACTTCCAGCTCGCAGCCGAGCAAGGCCACGTCGAGTCGCAGTACATCCTGAGCACAATGTACGACACAGGTAAGGGCTTATCGAAGGACGATACCCAGGCCGCTTATTGGGAGCGCAAGGCCGCCGAGCAGGGCCACGTCTATGCGCAGGCCAACCTCAGCTTCCGTCACTATGCAGCGAATAGCTTTGCTGAAGCGTTCGCATGGTGCCAGCGCGCTGCCGACAGTAACCTTGCCTGGGCGCAATATAATCTCGGCCTGATGTATCGCAAAGGGGAAGGGTGCGAGCGGAACAACACGGAAGCTGCCTACTGGTATCGCCTGGCCGCTGCTCAGGACTTTCCCGAGGCGCAGCAGAAGCTGGCTGACCTCTACTATCTTGGCGAGGGCGTCCCACTGAGCTATACGCAGGCCGCTGCGTGGTATCGCAAAGCGGCCGATCACGGTAACTCTGAAGCCCAGTTCCGACTCGGCTATCTCTATGAGGTTGGTCTGGGCGTCGAGCATGACTATACCCTGTACCGGCATTGGATGCGTCAGGCAGCTCTTCAGGGACACGAAGAGGCTCTCCGAGAAGTCAAACGACGCGAGTACCGTGACGCAGTGTGA